The following coding sequences lie in one Polynucleobacter asymbioticus genomic window:
- the gmd gene encoding GDP-mannose 4,6-dehydratase, which produces MKNKQKTALVTGITGQDGSYLAEFLLEKGYVVHGIKRRASSFNTDRIDHLYQDPHVNHPDLILHYGDLTDTSNLVRIIQQTQPDEIYNLGAQSHVAVSFESPEYTADVDAMGPLRMLEAIRILGLEKKTRFYQASTSELYGLVQETPQKESTPFYPRSPYAVAKLYAYWITVNYREAYGMYACNGILFNHESKRRGETFVTRKVTRGLANIAQGLEKCLYMGNIDALRDWGHAKDYVRMQWLMLQQEKPEDFVIATGIQFTVREFIVRSAKLLGITLRFEGVAEQEKAVVVQIDGNKAPALKVGDVIVQIDPRYYRPTEVETLLGDPSKAKEKLGWVPEITLDEMIQEMIENDLDKARQHALLNKHGYSVSVGKEN; this is translated from the coding sequence ATGAAAAACAAACAAAAGACCGCCCTTGTGACTGGAATTACTGGTCAAGATGGCTCCTATTTGGCTGAGTTTTTATTGGAAAAGGGATACGTTGTTCATGGGATTAAGCGTCGCGCTTCATCTTTTAACACCGATCGCATTGATCATCTGTATCAAGACCCTCATGTTAATCACCCAGATTTGATTCTGCATTATGGTGATTTAACCGACACCAGCAATTTAGTGCGCATTATTCAACAAACTCAGCCAGATGAGATCTATAACTTAGGTGCACAGAGCCATGTGGCAGTTTCTTTTGAATCCCCGGAGTACACAGCTGATGTTGATGCAATGGGTCCACTTCGTATGCTGGAGGCTATCCGGATCTTGGGTTTGGAAAAGAAAACTCGGTTCTATCAAGCCTCTACCTCCGAACTGTATGGTTTGGTACAAGAAACTCCCCAAAAAGAGAGCACTCCTTTTTATCCTAGAAGTCCTTATGCAGTGGCAAAACTTTATGCGTATTGGATTACGGTCAACTACCGTGAGGCATACGGCATGTATGCATGCAACGGCATTCTCTTTAATCATGAATCTAAACGTCGTGGTGAAACTTTTGTAACGCGAAAGGTCACGCGTGGACTAGCCAACATTGCTCAAGGGTTAGAAAAATGTCTTTATATGGGCAACATTGATGCTCTTCGGGATTGGGGGCATGCAAAGGATTATGTCCGTATGCAATGGTTAATGTTGCAACAAGAAAAGCCTGAAGATTTTGTTATTGCCACGGGTATTCAGTTTACCGTTAGGGAGTTTATTGTTCGCAGTGCAAAGTTGCTCGGTATTACCCTAAGGTTTGAGGGGGTTGCCGAGCAAGAAAAGGCAGTGGTTGTTCAAATCGATGGAAATAAAGCGCCCGCTTTGAAGGTTGGGGATGTGATTGTGCAAATTGATCCTCGCTACTATCGCCCGACCGAGGTCGAGACACTTTTAGGGGATCCATCAAAGGCAAAAGAAAAGCTTGGATGGGTTCCTGAGATTACTCTGGATGAGATGATTCAAGAGATGATCGAAAATGATTTGGATAAGGCTAGACAACATGCCTTACTTAACAAGCATGGATATTCAGTATCTGTCGGTAAAGAAAACTGA
- the fcl gene encoding GDP-L-fucose synthase, with protein sequence MISNLHQKIYVAGHRGMVGSAIVRNLQAKGYLNILTRTHAELDLTNQLMVENFFKQEKPDQVYLAAARVGGIHANNTFPAEFIYENLMVQSNVIHQSFMSGVKKLLFLGSSCIYPKLAPQPMNEAALLTGKLESTNEPYAIAKIAGIKMCESYNRQFGISHNIDYRSVMPTNLYGPGDNYHPENSHVIPALIRRFHEAKVNNVPEVVIWGTGSPRREFLYVDDMAAASVFVMELDRSVYDQHTEPMQSHINVGSGSDITIAELAEAISKAVGFKGKIQFDPEKPDGAPRKWMDSSKLNRLGWHPAVPLDGGLKMAYDEMRARINGPAS encoded by the coding sequence ATGATATCCAACTTACACCAAAAGATTTACGTGGCCGGTCATCGAGGCATGGTTGGATCAGCCATTGTCAGAAATTTACAAGCTAAGGGCTATCTTAATATCCTGACAAGAACACATGCTGAGTTGGATTTAACAAATCAGCTAATGGTAGAAAATTTCTTTAAGCAAGAAAAGCCTGATCAAGTTTACTTAGCTGCCGCAAGGGTGGGCGGGATCCACGCCAATAATACCTTCCCAGCCGAATTTATCTACGAGAATTTGATGGTTCAGAGTAACGTGATTCATCAATCTTTTATGAGTGGCGTCAAAAAGCTACTATTTTTAGGTTCGAGCTGTATTTATCCTAAGTTAGCACCACAACCAATGAATGAGGCTGCCTTACTCACGGGTAAGTTAGAGTCTACGAATGAACCTTATGCCATTGCAAAGATTGCAGGAATTAAGATGTGTGAAAGCTACAACCGTCAGTTTGGAATTTCGCACAACATTGACTACCGATCGGTAATGCCAACAAATTTGTATGGCCCCGGAGATAACTACCATCCTGAAAATAGCCATGTTATTCCTGCTCTCATTAGGCGGTTTCATGAAGCTAAGGTGAATAATGTGCCGGAGGTTGTAATTTGGGGAACTGGGTCCCCAAGGCGTGAGTTTTTATATGTTGATGATATGGCTGCAGCATCTGTATTTGTGATGGAGTTGGATAGGTCGGTATATGACCAACATACTGAACCAATGCAAAGTCATATTAATGTGGGCTCTGGTTCTGATATCACCATTGCTGAGTTAGCTGAGGCTATTTCTAAAGCTGTAGGTTTTAAGGGGAAGATTCAATTTGATCCAGAAAAGCCTGATGGCGCACCACGAAAGTGGATGGATAGTTCGAAGTTAAATAGGCTTGGATGGCATCCCGCAGTGCCCTTAGATGGCGGTCTCAAAATGGCTTACGATGAGATGAGGGCCCGCATTAATGGGCCTGCATCTTGA
- a CDS encoding DegT/DnrJ/EryC1/StrS family aminotransferase: MSDTPIYVTQPFLPPLEEFSTYLEQIWKNKIITNGGPFHQQLESALCEFLGVKHISLFNNGTIALITALQALKIKGEVITTPYSFVATAHSLLWNGIEPVFVDIDQDTLNLDPQKIEAAISPRTTAIMPVHCYGNPCDVDAIQAIADKHGLKVIYDAAHAFGVKCHCGSVLNHGDLSVLSFHATKVFNTFEGGAIVCPDAETKRHIDQLKNFGFVNETTVEVAGINGKMSEINSAFGLVQLKYIQTALNERMKIDEMYRAHLSDIKGIKCLEGSGQIASNYSYFPILVGADYPLSRDELYEKLKENNIFARRYFYPLISEFPMYRSLPSSGGANLPIATKASREILCLPIYPGIAIKDQMGIISLISKLSE, from the coding sequence ATGAGTGATACGCCGATCTATGTAACGCAACCCTTTCTTCCTCCGCTTGAGGAGTTCTCAACATATTTGGAGCAAATTTGGAAGAATAAGATTATTACGAATGGCGGACCATTCCATCAGCAGTTGGAAAGTGCTTTATGTGAGTTTCTCGGTGTGAAGCATATTAGCCTTTTTAATAACGGAACCATTGCCCTCATTACCGCTTTGCAAGCTCTAAAAATAAAGGGTGAAGTTATTACAACTCCTTATTCATTTGTAGCAACAGCGCATTCACTTCTGTGGAATGGAATAGAGCCAGTTTTTGTTGATATTGACCAAGATACATTAAATCTAGACCCTCAAAAAATTGAGGCGGCGATTTCTCCGAGAACCACTGCAATCATGCCAGTTCACTGTTACGGAAATCCTTGCGATGTGGATGCTATACAGGCAATTGCAGACAAACATGGCTTAAAAGTAATTTATGATGCCGCTCATGCATTTGGAGTTAAATGCCACTGTGGCAGCGTGCTAAATCATGGCGATTTATCTGTTTTAAGTTTTCATGCGACAAAAGTATTTAATACTTTTGAAGGTGGGGCGATAGTGTGCCCGGATGCAGAAACAAAGCGCCATATAGATCAACTGAAAAATTTTGGATTTGTTAACGAAACTACTGTTGAGGTAGCGGGCATTAACGGAAAGATGAGCGAGATAAACTCTGCGTTCGGCTTAGTCCAATTGAAATATATTCAAACAGCCTTAAATGAGCGAATGAAGATCGATGAGATGTATCGAGCCCATTTGAGTGATATCAAGGGAATAAAATGTCTCGAAGGCTCAGGACAAATTGCTAGTAACTACTCTTACTTCCCAATTTTAGTTGGGGCAGATTACCCATTGAGTAGGGATGAGCTTTATGAAAAGCTGAAGGAAAACAATATCTTTGCGAGAAGATATTTCTATCCCCTTATTAGTGAGTTTCCGATGTATAGAAGCCTCCCATCTTCCGGGGGAGCTAACTTACCAATTGCAACGAAGGCGTCAAGAGAAATATTATGCTTACCAATTTACCCCGGGATTGCAATAAAGGATCAAATGGGTATTATTTCTTTAATTTCCAAATTAAGTGAGTAG
- a CDS encoding AMP-binding protein: MKNYYDDISRYGDVTAIITQNSEHISYRTLTDVADKLKEVFDSRCLVFCVVANNLESVVGYIGMLRARVVPVLISPDINKDLFKGLLEAYRPTYIWAPFDSCLVPSECSRAYKFGDYFLSKTTYVMDYGLHGELAQLLTTSGSTGSPKLVRQSYKNITSSADSIATYLSISQADRPITTLPFNYTYGLSIINSHLLKGSSIILCNFSVMEKPFWDSLKQHSATSFGGVPYTFEILKKLRFERMNLPSLKTITQAGGRLYAELVKYFSDACESKGVDFIVMYGQTEATSRMSYLPSKFAKIRSNSIGIPIPGGEFWLEDENGQIILQEGIDGELVYKGSNVAMGYASCRQDLAAGDLNDGVLHTGDIARRDSEDFYYITGRKSRFLKIFGNRVSLDDVEQLLRAAQYDVACAGRDDNMEVFVAKGVDAQEVKTFITRQTGLPSASLSIIAVDSIPRNEFGKILYADLKNLVAACNN; encoded by the coding sequence ATGAAAAACTATTACGATGATATTTCGCGGTATGGAGATGTAACAGCAATTATTACGCAAAATTCTGAACACATTTCTTACCGCACACTTACTGATGTTGCTGATAAGTTAAAAGAAGTATTTGATAGTCGCTGTCTTGTCTTTTGTGTTGTTGCAAATAACCTTGAATCAGTAGTTGGTTATATTGGCATGCTGAGGGCAAGGGTGGTTCCCGTATTAATTTCTCCAGATATAAATAAAGACCTATTTAAGGGGTTGTTGGAGGCCTATAGGCCAACATACATATGGGCGCCGTTTGATAGCTGTTTAGTGCCGAGCGAATGTTCACGTGCTTATAAGTTTGGGGATTATTTTTTATCAAAAACTACCTACGTCATGGATTATGGATTGCATGGTGAGTTAGCCCAACTTTTAACTACTTCTGGAAGCACTGGGAGCCCAAAATTAGTGCGCCAATCCTATAAAAATATTACAAGTAGTGCTGATTCTATAGCCACATATTTATCTATATCTCAGGCGGATAGACCAATTACTACGTTACCTTTTAACTATACATATGGATTATCTATTATTAATAGCCACTTGCTCAAAGGTAGCTCAATAATCTTATGCAACTTTTCTGTAATGGAGAAGCCTTTTTGGGATAGCCTAAAACAGCATTCCGCCACTTCATTTGGTGGCGTACCGTACACATTTGAAATACTCAAAAAACTCAGGTTTGAAAGAATGAATCTTCCGAGCCTAAAAACAATTACCCAGGCCGGCGGAAGGTTGTATGCGGAACTTGTTAAATATTTTTCAGATGCCTGCGAATCGAAAGGGGTGGATTTTATAGTGATGTATGGACAGACTGAAGCAACCTCACGAATGTCTTATTTGCCTAGCAAATTTGCCAAAATTAGATCAAATAGTATTGGCATACCTATTCCAGGAGGCGAGTTTTGGCTTGAGGATGAGAATGGCCAAATCATTTTGCAAGAAGGTATTGATGGAGAGTTGGTATACAAGGGCTCAAATGTTGCTATGGGGTATGCCTCATGCCGACAAGATTTAGCTGCTGGCGACTTGAATGATGGGGTTCTACATACTGGAGATATAGCGAGACGCGATTCCGAAGATTTTTATTACATAACCGGAAGGAAATCTAGATTTCTCAAAATATTTGGAAATCGCGTCAGTTTAGATGATGTTGAACAGCTTCTCAGGGCTGCGCAATATGATGTGGCTTGTGCTGGCCGCGATGACAATATGGAGGTTTTTGTTGCAAAGGGGGTGGATGCTCAGGAGGTCAAAACTTTCATCACCAGACAAACGGGGTTACCATCTGCGAGTTTGAGTATTATTGCTGTAGATAGTATTCCGCGTAATGAGTTTGGGAAGATTCTTTATGCAGACCTCAAGAATTTAGTAGCTGCTTGCAATAACTAG
- a CDS encoding acyl-protein synthetase gives MFDLVNLINEPPYALPQKLKEQLYIRALSDITKHHYLKCAQYKKIIDMLGCHTEFNILAEVPFIPVRLFKEYELLSVEKSEVVKTMMSSGTSGQSVSKIFLDKVTAANQTKVLTKIVSSFIGVKRLPMLVIDTHLIVKDRNLFSARGAGVLGFSMLGYDVTYALNEKMELDLDRVEQFLKKHKDENILIFGFTFIIWQHFYKTLEKLNIKLSLGNGILIHGGGWKKLLGEAVDNSVFKARLNSATGLSKIYNYYGMVEQTGSIFMECEMGYLHSSIFSDILIRDFKDFSVLPPGQQGLIQLLSLLPVSYPGHSIITEDIGEIIGADDCRCGRKGRYFMIHGRIKKSEIRGCSDTYESIE, from the coding sequence ATGTTTGATTTAGTTAATTTAATAAATGAGCCCCCTTATGCGCTCCCTCAAAAACTAAAAGAACAACTATATATACGAGCTCTTTCGGATATTACCAAGCATCACTATCTAAAATGCGCGCAGTATAAAAAAATAATTGATATGTTGGGTTGCCATACAGAGTTTAATATTTTGGCTGAGGTACCTTTTATTCCAGTTCGACTCTTCAAAGAGTATGAGTTATTGAGTGTTGAGAAATCTGAGGTTGTAAAGACTATGATGTCTTCGGGAACCTCGGGTCAAAGTGTATCTAAAATTTTTCTGGATAAGGTTACGGCTGCTAATCAGACCAAGGTGCTAACAAAAATTGTCTCTTCATTTATTGGGGTCAAGCGATTGCCGATGCTTGTAATTGATACGCACTTGATTGTAAAAGATAGAAACCTCTTTTCAGCACGTGGTGCAGGCGTTCTTGGTTTTTCAATGCTGGGATATGACGTTACTTATGCCCTGAATGAAAAGATGGAGCTTGATCTTGACCGAGTAGAACAATTTTTGAAAAAACACAAAGATGAAAATATTCTAATTTTTGGGTTTACTTTCATCATATGGCAGCATTTCTATAAGACCTTAGAGAAATTAAATATCAAGCTTTCTTTGGGGAATGGGATTTTGATACATGGCGGCGGCTGGAAAAAGCTTCTTGGAGAGGCTGTTGACAATAGCGTGTTTAAGGCTAGATTAAATAGTGCGACTGGACTATCTAAAATCTATAATTATTATGGAATGGTAGAGCAAACTGGTTCCATTTTTATGGAGTGTGAAATGGGGTATCTTCACTCTTCAATCTTCTCAGATATTTTAATTCGGGATTTCAAAGACTTTAGCGTCTTACCCCCGGGGCAGCAGGGATTGATTCAATTGCTGTCGTTGTTGCCCGTTAGTTACCCTGGGCATTCAATTATTACCGAAGACATTGGTGAGATTATTGGGGCTGATGATTGTCGTTGTGGTCGTAAGGGTAGGTATTTCATGATTCATGGGCGTATTAAGAAATCAGAGATTAGGGGTTGTAGCGATACATATGAGTCTATTGAGTAA
- a CDS encoding acyl-CoA reductase: protein MSNGLNYLVGKVGMELNPRPLRPYDPLVCDFLSQLSVALFADSQARRYPDVMSFAFWCRKANLATLKDNFSSEHLRLGVGYAFHIAPSNVPINFAFSYAFSLLAGNCNVVRVSSKDFAQTEIVCRLITGLLEKPLYGRIAEMTAFVRYGHDDEITGHFSSGCNARIIWGGDATISSIRRVPAPSRSVEMAFADRYSFCIVSTTAILNANESELNKLAKAFYNDVYLMDQDACSSPHLIVWMGDADLKAAQHKFWHRVYEEVVSNYDLQPVNAIDKYTMICEKAIELDCVVGLERNGNFIYRLQMNGLPDKVDICRGRYGLFYELKVTNLNVMARLVGTKFQTLTYFGFDKAFFCDFVVQNNLLGIDRIVPIGSALDIGVIWDGYDIVSTLSRVIDIQ from the coding sequence TTGAGTAATGGTCTAAATTATCTCGTGGGTAAAGTGGGGATGGAGCTTAATCCAAGACCGCTACGCCCATACGATCCCTTGGTGTGTGACTTTTTAAGCCAGCTATCAGTGGCGCTATTTGCAGACAGTCAAGCAAGACGGTATCCCGATGTAATGTCTTTTGCTTTTTGGTGTCGAAAAGCTAACTTAGCAACGTTGAAGGATAATTTTTCTTCAGAGCATCTTCGTCTTGGGGTGGGTTATGCATTTCATATAGCCCCATCTAATGTGCCTATTAATTTTGCTTTTTCATATGCCTTTTCGCTTTTGGCGGGGAACTGTAATGTTGTAAGAGTTTCTTCTAAAGATTTTGCTCAAACAGAAATTGTTTGTAGGCTTATCACGGGTTTATTGGAGAAGCCCCTCTACGGCAGGATTGCTGAAATGACTGCATTTGTTCGGTATGGTCATGATGATGAAATTACAGGACATTTTTCCTCTGGCTGCAATGCAAGAATTATATGGGGAGGAGACGCCACCATAAGTAGCATTAGAAGGGTTCCCGCTCCATCACGAAGTGTTGAGATGGCTTTTGCAGATAGGTATTCTTTTTGCATAGTCTCTACAACTGCGATTCTTAATGCAAATGAATCGGAGCTTAATAAGCTAGCTAAGGCATTTTATAACGATGTTTATTTGATGGATCAAGACGCCTGCTCATCACCTCATCTTATTGTTTGGATGGGGGATGCTGATCTAAAAGCGGCGCAGCATAAATTCTGGCATAGGGTTTATGAAGAGGTTGTTTCAAACTATGATTTGCAGCCAGTCAATGCCATCGATAAATACACAATGATTTGCGAGAAGGCTATAGAGCTTGATTGCGTGGTTGGATTAGAGCGGAATGGAAATTTTATATACAGATTGCAAATGAACGGACTGCCCGATAAAGTGGATATTTGTAGGGGTCGGTACGGACTTTTCTATGAATTAAAAGTAACGAATTTGAATGTTATGGCCAGATTGGTGGGTACCAAGTTTCAGACGCTCACGTACTTTGGTTTTGATAAGGCGTTTTTCTGTGATTTTGTTGTGCAGAATAATCTTTTAGGAATTGACCGAATTGTGCCTATAGGCTCAGCACTTGATATTGGGGTGATATGGGATGGTTACGATATCGTGAGCACTTTATCTAGGGTTATTGATATACAATAG
- a CDS encoding acyl carrier protein translates to MSNKEKYDKVFTECFSIEPSVLNSGFVYQSIPAWDSVGHMSLISVLEETFEVMLETDDIIEFSSYTNGMKILAKYGVEL, encoded by the coding sequence ATGTCTAATAAAGAAAAGTATGACAAAGTATTTACTGAGTGTTTTTCAATTGAGCCTTCAGTACTGAATTCGGGGTTTGTTTATCAATCTATACCTGCGTGGGATTCTGTTGGTCACATGAGTCTTATATCTGTGTTGGAAGAGACTTTTGAAGTTATGTTAGAAACTGACGATATTATTGAATTCAGCTCCTATACGAATGGAATGAAAATATTGGCAAAGTACGGAGTAGAGTTATAA
- a CDS encoding NeuD/PglB/VioB family sugar acetyltransferase: protein MKLAIYGAGGLGREVYEIAMRRNAASKLWNDILFIDDFSEEGDYFGTQRVHFESLLSCKESYECIVAVGEPKSREVLYKKLVDHGMRLTKLVDTTAIISPTCKIDLGVIVCEFSTIHTYVEIGCNALIQPFCDIGHDIKVGSHSVLSPFCAPGGGTIFGDRVFVGMKSALMEGLVIGDDAIIAMGSVVFRDVPPLATVVGNPARITRGNDDHKVFKG, encoded by the coding sequence ATGAAATTGGCAATATACGGAGCAGGAGGATTGGGGCGGGAAGTTTACGAGATTGCCATGAGGCGAAATGCCGCATCTAAGCTTTGGAATGATATTCTTTTCATAGATGACTTTAGCGAAGAGGGTGATTACTTTGGCACCCAAAGAGTTCATTTTGAATCCTTATTGAGCTGCAAAGAAAGTTACGAGTGCATAGTTGCTGTTGGTGAGCCCAAGTCCAGGGAGGTTTTATATAAAAAACTTGTGGATCATGGCATGCGCTTGACTAAACTAGTTGATACTACCGCGATAATATCGCCAACATGCAAGATTGATCTCGGAGTTATCGTTTGTGAATTTTCCACTATACATACATACGTTGAGATAGGGTGTAATGCATTAATTCAACCCTTCTGTGATATTGGCCATGATATTAAAGTTGGCAGTCATTCTGTGCTTTCTCCATTTTGCGCCCCTGGCGGCGGAACTATTTTCGGAGATAGAGTATTTGTGGGTATGAAATCAGCCTTAATGGAGGGACTGGTTATAGGTGATGATGCGATAATCGCGATGGGCTCTGTAGTATTTCGAGATGTGCCACCCTTGGCAACGGTCGTGGGAAACCCTGCTAGAATTACACGTGGTAATGATGACCACAAAGTATTTAAAGGTTAA
- a CDS encoding SDR family NAD(P)-dependent oxidoreductase, translating into MLKGKIAFVTGCNRGIGKSVAEIFAKNGAIVYANAKTPDSLSELCGQDFCEGSIIPLYFDVSDRAATRKAFMKIMKEQGRLDCLVNNAGILVDTLITMLNRETLKEIFEVNVFAVFEMMSYASRIMSKQNSGSIINIASICGDEGGMRGQTAYSSSKGAVIALTKTAAKELGRFNVRVNSVSPGFINTDMFRSGPSDIQKQLVNGVYLNQRVGRSDEVAEVCVFLASDKSSYVNGENIRVDGFAHI; encoded by the coding sequence ATGCTAAAAGGTAAGATAGCTTTTGTAACTGGCTGCAATCGAGGTATTGGCAAAAGCGTTGCAGAAATTTTTGCGAAAAATGGTGCTATTGTTTATGCGAATGCAAAAACCCCCGACTCATTATCTGAGTTATGCGGTCAAGACTTCTGCGAAGGCTCCATAATTCCACTTTACTTCGATGTATCAGACAGAGCCGCAACCAGGAAAGCTTTCATGAAGATCATGAAAGAGCAGGGAAGGTTGGATTGCCTTGTAAATAATGCTGGGATATTAGTCGATACATTAATCACTATGCTTAATAGAGAGACCTTAAAAGAAATTTTTGAGGTAAATGTATTTGCTGTATTTGAAATGATGTCTTATGCATCGAGAATAATGTCTAAGCAAAACTCTGGATCAATCATAAACATTGCCAGCATATGCGGAGACGAAGGTGGAATGAGGGGACAAACTGCTTACTCAAGTTCCAAAGGTGCGGTAATTGCCTTAACGAAAACCGCAGCAAAAGAGCTGGGCCGATTTAATGTTAGAGTAAATTCTGTTTCGCCAGGCTTTATTAATACTGATATGTTTCGCTCGGGCCCCTCCGACATCCAAAAACAATTGGTTAATGGTGTTTATCTTAATCAAAGGGTTGGACGCTCTGATGAGGTGGCTGAGGTATGTGTATTTTTGGCTAGCGATAAATCTAGCTATGTCAATGGGGAAAATATTCGCGTGGACGGTTTTGCCCATATCTAG
- the fabZ gene encoding 3-hydroxyacyl-ACP dehydratase FabZ, whose amino-acid sequence MMDVSQISRVLKREYPLLLLDGVTEIKSGIMCKAFKNLSYNEWFFPKHFPNNPIMPGTLQLEAFTQAVALPLLISEDVDGLPDIPILLAGIDKVRYYRSVFPGDRLEICVQINRIAMGIATASVSGSVNNEMVSECNITYKLLER is encoded by the coding sequence ATGATGGATGTTTCTCAAATCTCTAGAGTTTTAAAGCGAGAATACCCCTTATTGCTTCTAGATGGCGTAACAGAAATAAAGTCAGGAATAATGTGTAAGGCATTTAAAAATCTGAGTTATAACGAATGGTTTTTCCCTAAACATTTTCCTAATAATCCAATAATGCCTGGCACGCTGCAGTTGGAAGCTTTTACGCAGGCAGTTGCCCTACCTTTGCTCATTTCTGAAGATGTCGATGGCCTCCCCGATATTCCAATATTGTTGGCTGGCATAGATAAGGTTCGCTACTATCGATCAGTTTTCCCGGGTGACAGGTTGGAAATCTGCGTTCAAATTAACCGTATTGCCATGGGGATTGCTACTGCCAGTGTGTCGGGTAGTGTAAACAATGAAATGGTGAGCGAATGTAATATTACCTACAAACTGCTAGAGAGATAG
- a CDS encoding 3-hydroxyacyl-ACP dehydratase FabZ family protein has protein sequence MEIQPISFDIPGIMACQQNRYPMLFIDRVTECVPLKYAKGFKLFTYNEWYFHGYETASPKVWNVVQIEAMSQMFLMTFLSEEKFRGLVAMSNRFDKVQFFRKIIPGERLDLEATLESFGRGVARGKVKGEVNGVLTCSMECTIVIPEFFADFKQSLANNTASKVVSNITAGNVINFGIENVKECLLNKYPWLLLDGATEIQPGKFVKAIKNFTYNEHYFPAHFPGSPSVPGFIQIECCMQSFLLTFLSLDQYKRRETADRLLNNVHLRRKIVPGDTLEMHASLDSFSRGIARGRVESYVNGEQAISLEVTAVVVDELEKFRPKLKG, from the coding sequence ATGGAAATTCAACCCATATCATTCGACATCCCGGGCATTATGGCTTGTCAGCAAAATCGGTACCCCATGTTATTTATTGACAGGGTAACTGAATGTGTCCCCCTAAAGTATGCGAAGGGTTTTAAATTATTTACATACAACGAATGGTATTTTCACGGTTATGAAACGGCAAGCCCAAAAGTTTGGAATGTAGTGCAAATTGAAGCAATGTCACAGATGTTTTTGATGACATTTCTTTCGGAAGAAAAATTTCGCGGCTTAGTTGCTATGAGCAATCGATTTGATAAAGTCCAGTTTTTTAGAAAAATTATTCCTGGCGAGAGGTTGGATTTAGAGGCAACCTTGGAGAGTTTTGGTCGCGGAGTTGCCCGTGGCAAGGTTAAGGGCGAGGTAAATGGCGTCCTTACCTGCTCAATGGAATGCACTATTGTAATTCCCGAATTTTTTGCGGACTTTAAACAGTCTCTAGCAAACAACACTGCCTCAAAAGTAGTCAGCAATATTACTGCAGGCAATGTAATAAATTTCGGCATTGAAAACGTTAAAGAATGTTTATTAAATAAATATCCTTGGCTTCTTTTGGATGGCGCCACGGAAATTCAGCCTGGCAAATTTGTTAAGGCAATAAAAAACTTTACATACAATGAGCATTATTTTCCAGCGCATTTTCCTGGGTCGCCCAGTGTGCCTGGTTTTATTCAGATTGAATGCTGTATGCAATCCTTTCTATTAACCTTTTTGAGTTTAGATCAATATAAGCGGCGAGAAACGGCAGATCGCTTGCTTAATAATGTTCACTTGAGACGTAAAATAGTCCCGGGGGATACCCTGGAGATGCATGCAAGCTTAGATAGTTTTTCACGTGGGATTGCAAGAGGTCGCGTTGAAAGTTATGTAAATGGAGAGCAGGCAATCTCACTAGAGGTCACAGCGGTTGTTGTGGACGAACTTGAGAAATTTAGACCGAAATTAAAGGGGTAG